The region CATTCCCGCCTTTCAGGCCATGAAACCTTCGCTGGGAGTTTTGGAAGCTGCGGCCATTGTCGCTTTTGTTTGCTTCGCCCTCGGCTACTGGTCGCTGGCAACGATGGAAGAAACGTATGGCAAGGAGCTGGATTACACGGAGTAGGACGTACTAGCTGACTGTTAGCTAAGCCACAAGCCGTACAAGTGCATTAGACGCGGTCTGTCAATAGAGATACCTTTAAGTCTGGCTCGACCGCTCGACGGAGCCCAAAGAGGAAACGGAGGGATCACACAATCGTAAATTCGTCATTTGGAAGAGAAAATGGTTTCACGATCTCACACGTATCGCTGAAAATAAGACCTTGAATAGTGAGATAACAACTTGAGATTCAAAGGTGGCAAAACTGATACTAACGTTAAATACTCGCCGACCATCGCCTAAAACGGGCGTTTTACGAGCCGGCTAGAAATTGACTGTTTGCCTCAGATTTTTCGTATTTTGAATTAGACAAAGCTGACTGCCAAACTGATTATATGGCCTTGAAATAGGCTCATAATAATCGTGTAGAACTATTTCAGGCTTTGTTATCTATTCGCTACGCAAACTCTTCACGGGGTTTAGTAGGGCGGCTTTTATAATTTGGAAACTCACCGTCAGCAAGGCAATGAGTGCGGTTAATATACCGGCCAGCACAAACACCCACCACTGAATGGAAATATGATAGGCGAAATCTTGAAGCCACTGGTTCATGGCGTACCAGGCCAGAGGGGACCCAATGACCACGGCAAGGAGCACCAACTTTAAAAAATCTTCGGCCAGCAAACTAAAGATAGTTCCCACGCTGGCCCCCAACACTCGGCGAACAGCTACTTCTTTGCTTCGGCGGGCAGCCGTGAAGGCTGACAAGCCAAAAAGTCCCAAGGAGGCAATTAGGATGGCCATACAGGTGAAAAAGCCAAATAACTGGGTAAACTTTTCGTCTTCGCCATATTGCCGATTATATACATCGGTTGCGAACTCATAGTGGAATACATCGGTTGGGAAGAGTTTGTCATAGCTACTTTTTAGTTGGGCAAGCGTTTGCTTCATGTCAGCGCCGGAAGAAATACGAACCGTCATAAATCGATTGTTGGGGGTGTACCATAACATCACCGGATCGGTAGCCTTATGGGCGGATGCCCAATTGAAATCTTTGACAATCCCCAACACATAGTACCGCAGTCCGTCTTTGGCCGTCAGCACGCGGCCAATAGCATCCTTGTGTGCTCTAAAACCTAATGAGCGGACCGCCGTTTCATTCAATACGACTTTGCGAACAAAATCATTGGGGTTGCCATAGGTGGATTCCATGCCTTCAGTAAAAAAAAATCCAGCTAAAACTTTCAGGCCAAATACGTTGGCAAAATCCTGATCGACTCCCGAACATTTGATCCACTTTATAGTCGACTCATCAGCGCTATCCGGTGAAAAGGCTGCCAGAAAATTTAGGCCGCGTCCTGCCTGATTGCCTGCATACGAAGCGCCTTCTATTGACGAAATTTTTCGCAATTCATGTCTGAATGCGGCTTCCGCTTGATCACTGCTCATGTTTCCGGGCAAAAAGCGAGGGCTTCGGATTGTCACCAGATCATCCAACTGGAGGCCAATATCCTTTTTCTGCATAAAATCTAATTGGTTATAAACCACAATCGTGCAAACGACCAAGGCGATAGCAGGCGTATATTGGAGTACGACCAATAATCTCCATACAAACGAACGCGATGTCAATGAGCCTACCTTTCCTTTTAAGGCTGTAATAGGCGAAACAGAAGAAAGTATAAACGCTGGATACAGGCCAGAAAGGAACACACCGACAGTAAAAACGGCCGCCAACAAACATAAAAACGGTACATTGAACCAAGAAGTGAGGGTGAAATTGGTCTGGACAAAACTATTGAAGGAAGACATTAACAATAACGTGATGATGACCGCGCAAACGAGCGCAGCGACATTCATCAGCATGGTTTCCAGAAAGAACTGAATTTTGAGATTGATCTTCAGAGCTCCCAATACCTTGCGAACGCCCACCTCTTTGCTCCGATCTAGGGAACGCACCGTTGAGAGATTGACATAATTCATCAATGCAATCAGAAAAATGATACTGGCAATGATTGTAAAGAAATAAACCATTCGTTGGTTTCCAGTTCGTGTCGTGACCAGGGCAGAACCATCGCCAGTTATTCCTAGATCTGTTTTCCGGTCGAAATACACCGAATGCATAGGCTGAAGTTGTAGGCTCAAGGTCACATTAATCCGTTTATAAAGTTCGCCAATCGAACGATCCACTACCCTGTTCATCAGGGCCACCAATTGCTCCGTGTCTGCATCGGAACGCAGTTTCACATACGTCGTAAACCCACGAAAATTCCAGGCCTGACGGTCCGATGCAGGAGTGCTGCCAATGAAATTTTGCAACGGCAGAACGACATCAAATTGAATATGTGAGTTGGTTGGCGGATCTTGCAGCACGCCTGTTACGATCAGGTTTTGCGGTCCCTTGGAGAGGGAATAGTCAATAATTTTTCCAATAGGATCGGTATCCCCAAAAAGCCGTTGAGCCATGCTTGCTGTCAACAGAATCGAACTGGGGTTTTGCAGGGCCGTCGATGCGTCGCCCCGAATCAGGGGAAAGGTGAAGACGGTCAGAAAGGATGGATCGGTCATGATCGATCGGATATCCTTGATGGCCATCTTTTCGGTGTTATTGGCGCGTGTGATGGTAGGCCCTTCCTGGAAGAAGTCAGCCCGAATACGCGTGAATGATTCAACGGCGGGCACTTCTTTTTTAAACGCTTCACCAGCCCCCAAGAATATTTGTGAAAAAACTTCAGGGGTTCCGTTGTTGACGGTCTGCTTTAGGGCTAGCCGGTAAATCTGATCGCTGTTCTTATGAAAACGATCTGCCGAGTTTTCAAAAATGACATACTGGAAAATCAACATACTGGTGACCAATCCGAAGGTAAGACCTACCAAGTTGATGAACGAGTACACCTTGTTATGAACCAACGTGCGATAGGCGATTTTAAAATAATTTCGGATCATAACAGGATTCATTAGAGGTAGCAAGGAGTATTAAAAGATAAATTAGATTCCTTAAGGCTGTTTTGGTTCGTACTGTACGAAATACAGTTGTCTCTTCAAACCCTCTTCTTTGAGCTGAGGCGAATTAACCGCCCGTCGTCGTACCGATGGCTCCTCAAGGTGCACAAACTGAAATCATGCCCATTGATTACTTTGGTTTGGTCCGCTGATGGGCTCAGCGTTTCGGCGCTGAATAAGGATGGATCGTCAGGTTGGAAAAATCACCGCTCAGCCCATCAGCCCACAGTCCAATCAGACCCTCCGATCGTTGATTAAGTAAGTCAACCGTCAGTGATGGGTTAGCCGCATAGTTAACAAAAACGCGGACTGTAGTTTTAGTGATTTGTAATCGGCAATGAAACCAATCGTCGGCTCGTGGCACGGGCTGCACCGAGTGTTCATAGGTTAGCGGTGACTCCTTGCGCAACTGCGGCCAGCCATGGTCCGGCATACTCATGTACTGAACCGACCAATTTCGGCGAAGCGTATCAGGATGTTGGAAATTAAACGGCCGGAAATACACCACATCATAGGTAAGGGTATCCACCCCGTGAAAAGCAATGCCCAGAAAGCTTTGTAGAAACACATCCTTGCCCCGAAGATCGACATCAATCGTCCCCTGCTCAAAGTTGACCCCTTTCAGCCACACAATGCCTTTTGTTGTCACGCCTGGGTGTGTTTTATCCTTCAGCACCTGAATGTCGTTGGCGGGTATTGTGATCAGTTGTTTCTTTTGAAGCATAACAGGAAGACTAGTGACGATTTGGGCCGTTGTCGGTAAGGGGAGGCTGAAGAACAGCAGGAGAAGTAGTGCGGTGAGACATCTGTTCAGGAGTCTGTTCAACAGCCTCAGCAGGTGGATGGAGCGGCTGTGCCAAGCAGCCACGATCGGGTAGGAAATGAGTTTCATGTCTTGGATGGATTTTGGGGGTTGCAACAGGACGGCTTACCGGGCTGGTAGCACTGTAAGATGGGCGAAATCACCCCCGGATTCGTTGCCCACCCAAAGGCCGACCTGACCGTTCGCCGTCTGAACCAGTCTGTTGACCACCAGCGCTGGTGTCGCGTTGTGATTAACAAAGACCCGCACGCTGAGTGATTGAATCTCGACCCGCACGTGGAACCAATGGTTAGCGTCGGGCGGGGGAGTAAGTGCCGCTTCGTACCGACCAGGAAACTCGGCGCGCAACTTTTCCCACGTATACGTGGGGTGAGCGATATACTGCACGGCATGAACCCGCCGGAGGGGATCGGCGGAGTGAAAGTTGAAGGGCCGGAAATAAATGGCTTCGTAGGTTTTGTCGTCCTGGCCATGAAAGGCAATACCCACGAAGAACTGCTTCAGGCTATCTCGGCCTCGAACGTCGAATTCAAGAATTCCGTCGGCCAGGCGCATGCCGGGTATCCAGACGAGGCCTTCGCCGGCTCGTTCGTCGATCCGAATGCCTTTCCGCTTTCCTTCCACCAGCATCATTGCGGTGCGGTTAACGACTGTTTTGGGCTTACTGGCGAGGGTTGCCAGATCAGGCGATAACGTTTTACTCGTTTGTGCCGAACTGAAGCCGTTTATCAGTAAGTTAAGCAGCAGAACGAGTAGGATTGACGGGTTAGGGATTTGTTTCATACCGTGCAGGGTTGATTTACAGTAACCGATTGGAGAAATCACCAGTCGCAAACGTACCCGTCAGCGTTCAGGTTGCCCAATCAATCGTGTTCAAGTTGTATTCAAATTGTACCAAAAGAGTAAGTAGTTCATGGACAGGGGTATTATCGAAAAAAAGGATGTGGATAGTTTAGCCCGTTGCCGCCGCCAAATCGAGCAGGTCAGCGGTCTGGGGAGTGGGGAGGGATGGACGACGGCGGACTTTGATCACTTGAGTGAGGCCATTCTGGCAACCACCGGGGCTTGCCTAAGCGTAACGACGCTCAAGCGAGTATGGGGTAAAGTTCGCTACGATTCCTCGCCCACCACAACCACGCTAAACGTACTGGTCCAGTATCTGGGTTATTCAAACTGGCATGACTTCCAGGATCAGGCTCCTCAACCCAACCCGGTAGCGGATCGAACGTTGCCACGCCGTATTGATTCCTCACCCGTTCATACAAACTCGCGTCGGCTAGGAAACCGGGTCATTCACTATAAAGTGGCGATTTGCTTAATCGGTCTACTCACTTTTATGGTGGTATCGGATGGACAAAAACCCCTTTCGCCTCAGGATTTCTCCTTCCGTAGCCGCCCGGTCACATATGGAATTCCCAACTCGGTGGTGTTCGATTACGATGCGACGGCTTCACCGACAGATTCGGTGTTCATTCAACAGTCTTGGGACCCCACCCGGCGTCAGCTTGTATCCCGCACGGGTCATCAACATACCTCGATCTATTACCATCCAGGTTACTTTCTAGCTAAACTGGTGGTGGGTAAACAAATCGTTCGCGAGCACGATCTG is a window of Spirosoma linguale DSM 74 DNA encoding:
- a CDS encoding protein of unknown function DUF214 (PFAM: protein of unknown function DUF214~KEGG: cps:CPS_3505 ABC transporter, permease protein), which translates into the protein MNPVMIRNYFKIAYRTLVHNKVYSFINLVGLTFGLVTSMLIFQYVIFENSADRFHKNSDQIYRLALKQTVNNGTPEVFSQIFLGAGEAFKKEVPAVESFTRIRADFFQEGPTITRANNTEKMAIKDIRSIMTDPSFLTVFTFPLIRGDASTALQNPSSILLTASMAQRLFGDTDPIGKIIDYSLSKGPQNLIVTGVLQDPPTNSHIQFDVVLPLQNFIGSTPASDRQAWNFRGFTTYVKLRSDADTEQLVALMNRVVDRSIGELYKRINVTLSLQLQPMHSVYFDRKTDLGITGDGSALVTTRTGNQRMVYFFTIIASIIFLIALMNYVNLSTVRSLDRSKEVGVRKVLGALKINLKIQFFLETMLMNVAALVCAVIITLLLMSSFNSFVQTNFTLTSWFNVPFLCLLAAVFTVGVFLSGLYPAFILSSVSPITALKGKVGSLTSRSFVWRLLVVLQYTPAIALVVCTIVVYNQLDFMQKKDIGLQLDDLVTIRSPRFLPGNMSSDQAEAAFRHELRKISSIEGASYAGNQAGRGLNFLAAFSPDSADESTIKWIKCSGVDQDFANVFGLKVLAGFFFTEGMESTYGNPNDFVRKVVLNETAVRSLGFRAHKDAIGRVLTAKDGLRYYVLGIVKDFNWASAHKATDPVMLWYTPNNRFMTVRISSGADMKQTLAQLKSSYDKLFPTDVFHYEFATDVYNRQYGEDEKFTQLFGFFTCMAILIASLGLFGLSAFTAARRSKEVAVRRVLGASVGTIFSLLAEDFLKLVLLAVVIGSPLAWYAMNQWLQDFAYHISIQWWVFVLAGILTALIALLTVSFQIIKAALLNPVKSLRSE
- a CDS encoding hypothetical protein (KEGG: tau:Tola_1645 hypothetical protein), coding for MKLISYPIVAAWHSRSIHLLRLLNRLLNRCLTALLLLLFFSLPLPTTAQIVTSLPVMLQKKQLITIPANDIQVLKDKTHPGVTTKGIVWLKGVNFEQGTIDVDLRGKDVFLQSFLGIAFHGVDTLTYDVVYFRPFNFQHPDTLRRNWSVQYMSMPDHGWPQLRKESPLTYEHSVQPVPRADDWFHCRLQITKTTVRVFVNYAANPSLTVDLLNQRSEGLIGLWADGLSGDFSNLTIHPYSAPKR
- a CDS encoding conserved hypothetical protein (KEGG: tau:Tola_1645 hypothetical protein), translated to MKQIPNPSILLVLLLNLLINGFSSAQTSKTLSPDLATLASKPKTVVNRTAMMLVEGKRKGIRIDERAGEGLVWIPGMRLADGILEFDVRGRDSLKQFFVGIAFHGQDDKTYEAIYFRPFNFHSADPLRRVHAVQYIAHPTYTWEKLRAEFPGRYEAALTPPPDANHWFHVRVEIQSLSVRVFVNHNATPALVVNRLVQTANGQVGLWVGNESGGDFAHLTVLPAR